One Clupea harengus chromosome 11, Ch_v2.0.2, whole genome shotgun sequence DNA window includes the following coding sequences:
- the LOC116222330 gene encoding E3 ubiquitin-protein ligase TRIM35-like, with protein MAFKSSLPEDDLTCPVCFDIFKDPVILLCSHSFCKDCLQKFWRKKKSKECPVCRKKSPLDDPPLNLSLKNLCEAFLKEKSQRASGGSEVLCSLHGERLKLFCLEDKQPICVVCQASRKHSGHQFLPIDEAALDSKLQLKAVLKPLQEKLKEFEGVKKTCDQTASHIKVRFTRTTIRKQIKEEFEKLHQFLKDEEEARIRALKEEEEQKSFIMKEKTEEMSKEMSTLSDTITAIEKQMVAEDIIFLQNFKATIESSTCTLLKPQRVSGALIDVAKHLGNLRFRVWEKMKDIVQFTPVLLDPNTANSSLIVSEDLTSLKSTYTRQTLPDNPERFNAYECVLGSEGFNSGSHYWDVEVGTGTDWCVGVTPESNQRKGDTFSWERVWRVGYEEFGWDDESGWDDAIGPVHLLKQNLHTLRVHLDLDKGQLSFSDPLQNTHLHTFKHTFTEKVLPFFYSPWSSLSILPLKPSVTIEQRRIQNT; from the exons ATGGCATTTAAAAGCTCTCTACCTGAAGATGATTTAACCTGTCCTGTTTGCTTTGACATTTTCAAGGATCCCGTCATTCTTTTGTGCAGTCACAGCTTCTGCAAAGACTGTCTTCAGAAGTTCTGGAGAAAGAAGAAATCTAAAGAGTGTCCAGTTTGTAGAAAAAAATCTCCATTGGATGATCCGCCACTGAATTTGTCTTTGAAGAACTTATGTGAGGCTTTCCTGAAGGAGAAGAGTCAGAGGGCTTCAGGAGGGTCTGaagtgctctgcagtctgcacggtgagagactcaagctgttctgtctggaggataaacagcccatatgtgtggtgtgtcaggCTTCCAGGAAACACTCAGGACACCAGTTCCTTCCCATAGATGAAGCTGCATTGGATTCTAAA TTACAACTCAAGGCTGTACTGAAGCCCTTGCAAGAGAAACTGAAAGAATTTGAAGGagttaaaaaaacatgtgaCCAAACAGCCAGTCACATTAAGGTGAGATTTACCAGAACAACCA TCAGAaagcagatcaaggaggagtttgagaagcttcatcagtttctgaaagatgaagaggaggccagaataagagcactgaaggaggaagaggagcagaagagtttCATTATGAAAGAGAAGACTGAAGAAATGAGCAAGGAGATGTCCACTCTTTCAGATACAATAACAGCCATTGAGAAGCAGATGGTTGCTGAAGACATAATCTTCTTACAG AACTTCAAGGCTACCATAGAAAG TTCTACGTGCACACTGCTAAAACCACAGAgagtttcaggagctctgattgatgtggcaaagcacctgggcaacctgaggttcagagtctgggagaagatgaaggacatagttcagttca cTCCTGTACTGTTGGACCCAAACACTGCAAACTCATCACTCATCgtttctgaggatctgaccagcttAAAAAGCACATATACTAGACAGACACTCCCTGATAATCCAGAAAGATTTAATGCCTATGAGTGTGTcttgggctctgagggcttcaaCTCAGGGTCACACTACTGGGATGTTGAAGTTGGAACAGGTACAgactggtgtgtgggtgtgacccCAGAGTCCAACCAGAGGAAGGGGGACACCTTCtcatgggagagagtgtggcgtGTGGGGTATGAAGAATTTGGATGGGATGATGAATCTGGATGGGATGATGCTATAGGACCTGTGCATTTATTGAAACAGaatctccacacactcagagtgcatCTGGATTTGGATAAAGgacagctgtcattctctgatcctctacaaaatacacacttacacactttcaaacacacattcactgagaaaGTCCTTCCCTTCTTCTACAGCCCCTGGTCATCACTGAGTATTTTACCCCTGAAGCCCTCGGTGACCATTGAACAACGCAGAATACAAAACACATGA
- the LOC105890546 gene encoding E3 ubiquitin-protein ligase TRIM35-like gives MASKRSLPEEDLTCPVCFDILKDPVLLLCSHSFCKDCLQKFWREKKSKECPVCRRQSSLDNPPLNLSLRNVCESFLEEKSQRASGGSEVLCSLHGERLKLFCLEDKQPVCVVCQASRKHSGHQFLPIDEAALDYKEQLNAVLKPLQRKLKKFERVKKTCDQTASHIKVQAHQSEKQIKEEFEKLHQFLKDEEEARIRALKEEEEQKSLIMKEKIEEMSKEMSTLSDTITAIEKQMVAEDIIFLQVWTFCFPSSTCSLQKPQGVSRALTDVAKHLGNLMFRVWEKMKDIVQFTPVVLDPNTAHPSLIISEDLSSFKEAYPTQTLPDNPERFDLNAYGSVLGSEGFNSGSHYWDVEVGHRAYWCVGVTTESNQGKRDTFSWERVWRVGYGFGLHFSGPGHKLKQNLHTLRVHLDLDKGQVSFSDPLQNTHLHTFKHTFTEKVLPFFYSLRSPLSILPLKPSVTIEQHRLC, from the exons ATGGCATCTAAACGCTCTCTACCTGAAGAGGATTTAACCTGTCCTGTTTGCTTTGATATTTTAAAGGATCCCGTCCTTCTTTTGTGCAGTCACAGCTTCTGCAAAGACTGCCTTCAGAAGTTCTGGAGGGAGAAGAAATCTAAAGAGTGTCCAGTTTGTAGAAGACAATCTTCATTGGACAATCCGCCACTGAATTTGTCTTTGAGGAACGTATGTGAGTCTTTCCTGGAGGAGAAGAGTCAGAGGGCTTCAGGAGGGTCTGaagtgctctgcagtctgcacggtgagagactcaagctgttctgtctggaggataaacagcccgtatgtgtggtgtgtcaggCTTCCAGGAAACACTCAGGACACCAGTTCCTTCCCATAGATGAAGCTGCACTGGATTATAAA GAACAACTCAATGCTGTACTGAAGCCCTTGCAAAGGAAACTGAAAAAATTTGAACGagttaaaaaaacatgtgaCCAAACAGCCAGTCACATTAAG GTTCAGGCCCATCAGTCAGAGaagcagatcaaggaggagtttgagaagcttcatcagtttctgaaagatgaagaggaggccagaataagagcactgaaggaggaagaggagcagaagagtttgATTATGAAAGAGAAGATTGAAGAGATGAGCAAGGAGATGTCCACTCTTTCAGATACAATAACAGCCATTGAGAAGCAGATGGTTGCTGAAGACATCATCTTCTTACAGGTATGGACAT TCTGTTTTCCTAGTTCTACGTGTTCACTGCAAAAACCACAGGGAGTTTCAAGAGCTCTGACTGATGTGGCAaagcacctgggcaacctgatgttcagagtctgggagaagatgaaggacatagttcagttca ctcctgtagtgttggacccaaacactgcacacccaTCGCTCATCATTTCTGAGGATCTGAGCAGCTTTAAAGAGGCATATCCTACACAGACACTCCCTGATAATCCAGaaagatttgatttaaatgccTATGgcagtgtcctgggctctgagggcttcaaCTCAGGGTCACACTACTGGGATGTTGAAGTTGGACACAGGGCAtactggtgtgtgggtgtgaccacAGAGTCCAACCAGGGGAAGAGGGACACCTTCtcatgggagagagtgtggcgtGTGGGGTATGGATTTGGATTACATTTTAGTGGACCTGGGCATAAATTGAAACAgaacctccacacactcagagtgcatCTGGATTTGGATAAAGGACAGGTGTCATTCTCTGATCctctacaaaatacacacttacacactttcaaacacacattcactgagaaaGTCCTTCCCTTCTTCTACAGCCTCAGGTCACCACTGAGTATTTTACCCCTGAAGCCCTCGGTGACCATTGAACAACACAGACTATGTTGA